The nucleotide sequence GCTTACTTTGCATATGGATGGACCTCCCTGGGAGatcttgctttttttccccccactagcTGTTTAGCTCAAAACCTTTTTGCTTACATTCCTCTTGACCATGTACCAAGCAAAAGAAACATCAGCACTGCCAATTTCCCTAAGCCCAAGAGAGGCCAGAGGGGTCAGTGCTGGAGAAATGAAGCAGCTTTTATAGACATGCACATCAGCCTTACAAGTTATCTTTATAGACACCAAACATTATGGATGTCACTCAAGTTTGAAACGGAATACATCTGCTGCCTTGAGGGTGGCTGTGATTTTCTGCCCTGCTATGGTAGGATGGGAGCTACACAAGTGGCTCTGTGTGCATGGCACAGTATTCATGCAAAGACACAGGTTAGTTTTCATTATGCAGAGCTTAAAGGGTGAGGAATACCACACAGGGACCCAGACAAAGAGCAAGACTGCACTGAATCCcaaatcaaacaccacccatcaactagaccatgttATTAAGATGGATCAAATTTGAATCTGTATTGAATCCCCACTCAAGGCTCTGCATTGACATCTAttagatcacagaattattgaggctggaatagacttctgaggtcatcaagtcccagcctgtgacctaacaccaccacaaccaacagaccatgtcactaagatGGGTTAAATTTGGGCTATAAAATCTGTATTGAATCCTCAATCAAGGCTCTGCATTGACATCTAttagatcacagaattattgaggctggaatagacttctgaggtcatcaagtcccagCCTGtggcctaacaccaccacatcaactaGATCATCACTAAAATGAGTCAAATTTGGGCTCTAAAACCTGTTCTTTCCAAGTTCCCAGATTAGTGAGACATGGAAGGCCTGGCTAAAGCTTGGAATTCAGAGGCAAATAGTTACtgggggaaaaccaaaccaagccaagccaagccaaaccaaaccaaaccaaaccaaaccttaaTTAATACACCACTCACAAATAAAAAGTGTAGAGACTTTGGGGACATCAGGACCAAGCCTTTCACAGTTCATGGTGAAATTCCAAGGTCCTAAAGGAGAAAGAGACTACAAAGGGAATGTCAGAGCCAGAGAGTGTACAACTTTCATGTTGGATTTTTGTTCTGAAACCACAGAATAAAcctcagctgcactgccagccttTTCTTCACACTGAGGTTCATTATTATCTTTTAATGAATATTTATATCACAATAGGGTCCAGAGGCCCCAGCCAACCCTTGGTCTTTATTGTCCcaactgctctgcacagctaTACACAGTCAGATTTCCTTCTTTAAAGTGGATAGCACCACACCAGACTCTCAAAGGCATTTCTTGTGTAAGCTTCTCCCTGGCAAACACAGAAGGCTCCTTGAAACTAAGACACTGTTTGGATAATGAGTGAGAAAAAACAAATTGTGGAGAGATTCTTGTGTAAATCAACCACTAATGTGTAAGAAAAATCATATTGCAAGCTTCTGACTGCAGTGCCTGTTCCACACCACCATTCCAGCTGCCTTCAGGTAGGAAACATTACTGtcagaaaaataagaaaggaaaatataGGACAATTGTGTGGGGTTTAAAAAGGCTAAGTGCCAGCTCATAGCAACCCcaggcaatgctacaggctgggggcagagtggctggaaagtttgcccagcagaaaaggacctgagggtgcctGCTGACAGCCagatggacatgagccagcagtgtgcccaggtggccaagaaggccaccagcatcctggcctggatcagtaatgctgtgaccagcaggagtaagGATTGATcgtggctctgtactgggcatTAGTGAGGCTGAACCTCAAGCACTGTGTctagttttgggcccctcactccaagaaggacattgaggaactggagagtgtccagagaagggcaacaaagctgggaaagggcctggagaagagggttggggaggagcagctgaaggagctgggggtgtgcagcctggagaagaggaggctgagggagacctcactgctctctacagctccctgaaaggaggttgcagtgaggtgggggttgggctctgctccctagcatcaggtgacagaacaagaaattgaaattgtgccaggaaagggttaggatggagatgaggaagaatgtctctgctgctggggtggtcagggattggcacaggctgcccagggaggtggtggagttcatGAAATGTGTGTACAAGGCACCATGGTTGTGCCAGGTTGATGGCTGGCCTCAGTTCTTTAGAGACCTTTTCTAATCAAAACAACTCCATAATTCTGTTCTATGCtttccttccccatcccctggCAACTTTTATCACACTGCTTTCTCTACACCACTTCTTTATGTAGCCCTGTACCCAGAAGTGGCCGTTCACCTGAGCTGCATTGTTCACAGCCTGAGCACTTACTGCATTACCAGGCAGTGCCTCACAGATCTCTCTGGTTTTAAGACAGAACaatgagaggggggaaaaaaggacctGAAATACAAAATTTGAGGAAAACAACCATGAGCCACTTTTGGAAaggcaaacaaacccaaaccctccaCCATAATTAGGCACTTTCTTGTGAGCCTTTGGCAGTTTCTGTCCAGATGTGGGGAAAAGTGGTTCCTTTTGATGGGCCAGCGTGTGGCGCAGCTGCCCCTTTAAGCTTATAAGGTCTCTTTTTAAGAACCaggcttttgtttgtgtttttaagCATGGTTTCTGCAGCAAAAGGAGCTCTGAGGGAGGACTCACTTCATATTCTCCTGTCAATTTCAATTTATTGTGTGTCTTAGATCAGCTTTGATCCTGAAAGATACAGACATGAAGTAGATAAAACATCTGCCCCTGGAATTACACCACCTCATGGTGCAACTGATGGCTTCCAGCCTTGCCATTTATCTCCATAAATATATCTGTTTTTTGCATTTTATTACTTTAACACAGGAAGTTCCGCTTcaccatgaggaaaaactttgctgtgagggtgctggagccctggagcaggctgcccagagaggttgtggagtctccttctctggacactttccaaacccatctggatgcattcctgtgtcacctgctctggcagggggggtggagtaGATGAAGTTTGTGTGGAGTAGATGAGGTTTGAAGTAGATGAGTagtgaagtttaggctggaggtgaggaaaaagttcttcccagaaagagtaattggccattggaatgtgctgcccagggaggtggtggagtcaccgtccctggaggtgttcaaaaaaggcttggatgtggcacttggagccatggtttggttgtcaggagatgttaggcattaggtaataggttggacttgatgatctctgaggttttttccaacctggttgattctatgatgctctattctgtgattctctccagCATTGGTGTCTCTTCTGCACTGGTATTCTCTAAGTATtaactggaactggctgcccagggaagtggtaaaattgccatccctggatgcatttaaaagccatctaggtATGGTGGTCAAGGAGATGATGTAGTAGTGGTCCTGGTAGAGCTACATaatggttgcacttgatgatctggaaggtgttttccaagcaTAGTGACTCTGTAACCATACAGTTCAGTAGCTGCAGGTAGGTGCTGTGAATCCCTTTCAGTGCAGCCTTATGCCAGGTATTAAATCTGGCTTGGGAGGCTGTTCATGATTCCAAGACTTGCAACTCTTGGCAAAGAGGCACACTCTTTATTGTCTTTCTCTGCAatattccttctcctcctctgtgaTTTTTACATGAAGAATATTACTTAGAGTAGGAAAGGAaatccagccccatcctcaccccccaataaaaaaaaacccacaacccttATGGAGAATAATAGCATTAAGTGATAGAGAATGAGTTCTGTTTCAGGTTTTATTTAGTGAAGTGGATGTtgccaaaaataaacaaacagctgGAAGCTGGAGGATCATTCTATACAATATAGAGTCCAAGGAACATCTTTGCCTTGTTACAGCCTTGCATTATTTATCAAACATGGACAAGTTATCCATCTGCAGGGATCAGATGACCAATAATGGGAAACAGACTTTGACTTTCAGGTCACTGGTTCAAGTCCATCCTATGTACAGCAAACAAATACTGCTCATGCTCTGGGTTTGCTACGTGATCCACAACTACCAGGGAATTCCTACTTTGGTACCAGTGTAAGAAAAATGGAAATACCATTAAATTAGTTATCATcagtaacaggttgcccagggaggctgtggatgtcccctccctgggggtgttcaaggttggatcaggccttgagcaaccttggctggtgggaggtgtccctgctcatggcagggaggttggaactggatggtcttcaagctcccttccaacccaaatcattctgtgaatgTATGAATAATAGCATGGGGGTTTAATGACTTTAACAACTGGGCAGGAGACTGAATAGATAAAAGTAATTGCTTGGATTGATTGCTCCAGAGCACAGTTTTAGCACATTGGCAAGGAAACTATGGGGAGGCTTCCAACCGGGCAACCCTGTTAGCATCCTGTAACAAGAGAGTGATAACACTAGTAGAAACAGAATTAAAAGAAGCAACTCCTAGAGGTAACTCCTCTGCTTTGGTACCCAGCAGCTACAGTGATGAATCAAGTAAGAGCAGctgagaaagcagagagcaaaTCCCAAATCCCAAGCTAGTCAATTCCATAAAGGATGCCCTCAAATACTGAGGGAAGTGGCACCAAGTGTAGACGACCCAAATCCCaccaagaggaaaaagaatctTAGATCTGGAGTCTGTTTGCAACTTGCATCTTGAAAATGTGCTTCTCCAGAACATTATTTTCAGCAAAACTACCACAAAAGGATTCATTGATAGGtctccaaatcacagaatcgctGGATGGTAGAGGTTGAgtgcaaaccccctgccaaggcagcatcacccagggtagcctgcagaggaatgcatccaggagggttttgaatatgtccagagaacaagattccacaacctctctgggcagcctgctccaggactctgtcactgtaaagaagttctcctgtaaagaacttctcactgcaaagaaggttgtcctcatgctgaggtgaaatcttctatgctccagtttgtatccattgttccctgacttattactgtgcaccattgaaaagagctTGGGCCCcttctcctgacacccacccctcaggtattgatagacattgatcaaatTCCCTCAGttgtctcttctccacactaaacagcccctgaTCTCCAGATTTCGACCAAAGGTCAGGACAGGGACTCTTATCTGAGCTCCACAacactgctgaagcagcagccagcatgtGCAAGCACTTTAGTGCAGTACTACCCTGGGTCAATAAAAGCCTGGAATGCATTTCTCCCTCTAGGCTTCCTCCCTCCAGAGAACATCTGCCCCATTTCCTTTGTTCCCAAAGTCTTCTTTTGATTTGTCCCCAACTCCATTCCTGGTTAAGCTGTTTCActgtcagtgctgcagatgGGAACAATGTGTATTTGTCTGCACGAAGCAGCAAGGTGCATCCTTACTCTTGCTTATACCAGCAGGTTACTCAGTCATAGTTCAGCTGAAGTTCACTACCATGGACctcagaatcacaaaattgtttgggttggaaaagacctctgagatcatagattccaaccatcaacccaacaccaccatggacactaaaccatgtccccaagtgccatggccacaggtttcttgaacacctccagggatggggactccaccacctccctgggcagactatgctaatccctgaccactcctgcagcaaagaaatctttcctcatctccaacctaaacctctttctggcacaattccaggccatttagCCAGGGATGGTGGTGACTATACCGTGGCATTTCCATACACACCAAAAATAACTGTAGCTtattggaaaacacctcaagaTCACACAGAGAATCTGAAGATCCTCAGTCAAAACCTGAATCTGCAAGGTCCAGTGCTTCCTGGGTTCCCATTGCTTCCATATTTGCTGTCTTCAGGGAAACTAACTGATGTGAAAtatttcagagaatcacagaatggttggggttggaagggagctctgaaggtcgagtccaaccctcctgccaaagcaggatcacccagggcaggacacacaggagcacatccaggcagctcttgaaagtctccagagaaggagacaccacaacctctctaggcagcctgctccagggctccagcaccctcacaggaaagaaatgttttcctcacattgaggtggaactttcagTACTCCAGTTTGTATcagttgcctcttgtcctatcacaggacatcaaggaaaaaagcctggccccatcctcttgacacccacccttcagatatttataaacattgttcagaccccctctcagccttctcttctccaggctaaccagccccagggctcttagcctttcctcatcacactgaggttccagtcccttcagcatccttgtagcctcccttggcctctctccaggtAGCTTTGCTTTTGATTAAAGCCCATGacaaaccccactgccagcacaTTAGCAAGTAGAATGTGAACTTAAGACTTCAGGATTCTTAGATAATAACATTTTTAAAGcatggtgagaccccacctggagctctgtgtccagttctggagcctctgttccaggaaggatgtggaggtTCTGgtaggtgtccagagaagggtcacaaggatgagcagagggctggagctgctctactatgaggacagactgagggagttggggttgtgcagtctggagaagagaaggctctgaggagacctaattgtggccttccaggatcttcagggggctacaagaaagctggggagggactttttagggtgtcagggagtgataggactgggggggatggagcaaaactagaagtggggagactgagattggatgtgaggaagaagttgttccctatgagggtggtgagagcctggcacaggttgcccagggaggtggtggaagcctcctgcctggaggtgtttgcagccaggctggaggtggctgtgagcaacctgctgtagtgtgaggtgtccctggccatggcagggggcttggaactggctgagccttgaggtcccttccaaccctgacaattctatggttctatgttaGTGCTCTGAAAACAAAGCCTGCAAAGCTCCATTGGATTTGATGTCTGCTGGAACAATTTCCAATTTTCTATCCAAAAGACTTGCAGTtcctttgggtttgggtttgggtttttgatgCTTCACAGCAAATTTCCCTTTGTCACGCAGAACAAATCAATTTTTATCACAAATCTAACTGAAATCAGCGTGGGGAAAGCAGTTTGTTAGGACATATTGTGGCTAATGAAGGACTGAAGGGATGAGAGCATACAGCAGAGAAATTAAAACACTGAGAGGAAAAGGGAGCTTGGAGAGTGTCGGAGTTTCCACACCATCAGAATTCATCAGAGCTGCCAAATAAAAGGCAGCTCAAGCACCGAGCCTCAGCCCATCTGTGACCTCtagtgggagaggaggaggatttgggAGAGAAAGAGCTGCCAGTGGAAGCGAGCAGTAacatttcctcttccctttcacTTTTCCCCAGACAGAGATTGggacagcactgccagctctagTTCAAGAGAGTTATTCTTCTGCACCCCTGATAGAAGAGCCTGAGGAGGAAGCATCGACGCCGAAATTAATTGACGGGGCTTCAGCACAAGGGTCTGGGGTTCTAGGACCCCAAACTCAAGATGGTTAgtaggggggagaggggaaaaaagaggtttGTGTGAGTAGCTTTGTTTTTCAGTAAAGGCCATTCtgcttccagcctggccagcagattgagggagatcattctgctcctgctctgctctggtgaagccTCATCTGGACTACTGAgttcagctctggggcctccaacacaagagagacatggacctgatggagcaggccAGGAagagggccaccaagatgatcagagagctggagaggctctgctatggggacaggctgagagggttggggctgttcagcctggagaagagaaggctccagggaaacttTAGAGTGCATTTCAATActtgaaggggacctgcagaaagactggggaagggctgttcagaaggacctgtggggacaggctgagggacaacgGTTTGAAAGTGCAGCAGGATAAATTTTGGTtagatgtcaggaggaagttctgcagagtgaaggtggtgaggtgctggaacaggttgcccagggatgcggttgaggtcctgtccctagagacattcaagggcagacttgatgtggtccagggcagcctgctctagctggaggtgtccctgctgactgcagggggttgtacaagatgaccttggagggtccctcccatcccaatgcaatctgtgaattatATGATCACAGCCTCAttgaactgtttgggttggaaaagacctctaaggtcatcaagttccACCATCAGCCTAAGtccaccatagccattaaaccatgtcccaaagtgccatgtccacatttcttgaacacctgcagggacagcatctcccccacctccctggccagcctgtttcAATGGCTGGTGTGGTGATCAAATCAGAACGAGAGTGAACTCTACCAGTGACAAAATCATAAGTGTGCTTAGGGGGGCATTTCATTGTAGTGATTTGTGTcgttttggtgctggtttttGGCAACactctgtttgcttttcaaTTCCTTGCTAGGTCTTCCTACTTGCCTTTTGTGCACGTGCCTGGGGACCACAGTCTACTGTGATGACCACGAGCTGATTGCTGTCCCACCACTGCCTAAGAGAACCGCCTACTTCTACTCCCGCTACAACAGGATCAGGAAGATCAACAGGAATGACTTTGCTCACCTAAGTATGGAGAGCAGTGTTGCTGCAATGGGATTGAGCTAGAAACAACTGCAAGTAAAGCCAAGAGgttggaggacagggaggtgattcaagacagccagcatggcttcagcaagggcactagatgatccttgaggtcccttccaaccctaacaattctgtgattcaaagtcCTGCTTGACCAAGCAGCTGTCTGCAATGGTGTGACTACATCAGTAGGCAAGGGAAGGCCAAGAAATGTCACCCCTTGTGTAAAGTCTTTGACACAGtgccccacagcatccttcttTCACAAGTGGAGAGATCTGGATTGGAAGGGTGGACTgtccagtggataaggaattgttctgagggtcccttccaaccccacacaTTCTCTGTGTGTGAGTATGGATCATTGTGTTACCTAtgcacacagagctgtcacCTAGTGAGTCAGGAATGGGTCACACTCAAGACATTCTACCTCTAATTTGAATAACCCATTGGCTTTTATTCTTCTTCTAAAAATTCCAGGCAATACCTGAATACATTCTTACACACTTCCtgcctctcctttctctgccaGATAACTTAAAGAGGATTGACTTGACTGCAAACTTTATATCAGAGATCCATGAAGATGCCTTCTGGAGACTGCCCCAACTTGAGGAGCTGGTGCTTCGTGACAACAGGATCAGGCAACTGCCCGAGTTACCACCCACCTTGACATTCATTGATGTCAGCAAGAACAGGCTTGGTCGCAAAGGAATCCCTAATGAGGCATTTAAAGTAAGTCTGAGGGTCATGGGAAAAGCTTTCCTGCCTTTCTCCAGGGGATTTGGTCAGAAGAGCAGCCTAAGAGTCCTTCTACAGCAGTAAAACTTTTATGGTCTGGAGTTCATGGCAaagtctgttctgcctttctccAGAGGATGTGgtcagaagagcagcctggaaaagaggaggctcaggggagaccttgtggctgtctacaactacctgaagggaggttggagccaggtgggggttagtctcttctcccaggcaaccagcaccagaacaagaggacacagtctcaagctgtgccaggggaggttcaggctggatgttaggaagaaattcttccaagcaagagagattggccattgggatgtgctgcccagggaggtggtggagtcaccatccctggaggtgtttaagaagagcctggatgagacagtcaatgccgtggtttagttgatcagatggtgttgggtgataggttggactggatggtctcaaaggtcttttccaacctggttaattctgtatgctTTTTGTGTCCCTCTACAGTAGTAAACCTTTACAGTAGTTAAGATCATAGGAACCATGACTGTGCTGGAGGTTGGGTAACCTAAGAACTTTGGTAACAGGCACAAATGTGAgcatcagaagttccatctaaacacgaGGAGGAGCTTCTGTAATTTAACACtgatccaggctgcccagaggggtgctTGCAGTGacgtggggtttggtctcttctccctactaccAGGCAAAAGAAATCTCTATCAGAAATGGCCTTaaagtgtgccaggggagggttgggttggagatgaggtagaacttctttgctgcaagagtggtcagggattggcacaggctgcccagggaggtggtggagtccccatgcctggaggtgttccagaaacctgtgagcatggcactttgggacgtggcTTAACAGCCATAGTAGTGTTAGGCtgatgcttggactcaatgatcttggaggtcattTCCAAGGGAAACAATCCTATAACTCTATAAACTGTGTTAGCATCCACTGGTCCTCACTGCAGTTACAGATTCCAAACTGAAGTGCCAGAGGTTTAAATAagatcttttttcccctgcctttatttttcccttcttcctctaGGATCTGCAGCATCTGCAGCATCTTTACATTGCTGACAATAACCTGGACCACATTCCATTGCCACTCCCTGAAAGCCTCCAAGCTCTGCATCTTCAGGTAGGCTACAAAACTAATGGTTCTGTAGATCATGTTCCAATAGGAAGCCAAACTGGAAAGGACAATTATTCTCTTGCTTTGTGCCTTCTGCTTCTCCAGAGGTGTCCTTACTTTTGTCTAGTGGAGgatgaccctgcccatggcaggggggttggaattagatgatctttaaggtcccttcttggccagctgagcatcctgctggccaGCTGCCAACAATCACCCCCAGGGTtatttctgccaggcagctttccagcccctctgccccaagcctggagctgttgtcacccaagtgcaggacccagcacttggcttcattaaacctcatacaactgacctcagcctggccaggtccctctgcagatccttcctaccctccagcggatcaacactcccacccaatttactgtcatctgcaaacttgctgagggtgcactcaacaCCTTCCTCCAGATCATTAAGACAGATGGTTCCATGATTTTTGGACTGGCCAAGTGCTGCTTTCCATTTGTATTCATAAAAGTCTCCTCAGTACGACCCTGGAAATGAAATTGCTCTCTACTGATCATAGgagggaatcatagaaccatagaatcaatcatgttggaagagaccttagagatcatcaaatccaaccaattacctaacacctcctgacaactaaaccatggctctaagtgccacatccaagccttttctgaacacctccagggatggtgactctaccacctccctgggcagcacatcccaatggccaatctctcttgctgggaagaactttctcctcaccttgagcctaaatttcccctggcacagcttgagactgtgtcctcttgttatgttCTATAAGTCCCTCCTGCAAACTCAGCCTCCACACCATGGTTTGAGTTACTTGGATCTGAAGCTTTGCACAGAGCCAAGACATTCTCTCTCTGCTTGGAAGATCTCTCAGTCACAATCTAGTCTCTTGCTTTAACACATCTCTTCTCTCTAAGCACTGAAAGAGATGAACATGAATgagatgaaaatgaaaatgcatcCAGAATCTGCTCTTCAAAGAGTGAAACAAAAAACTCCTTTCAGCAACAATTCTGATGGCTTTGggtgtgtttcttttctttctttgtttggttttggtggtggttgtttttttagaaCAACAACATTCAAGAAATGCATGAAGACACCTTCTGCAAGATGAAAGACCTGACTTACGTACGTCGGGCTCTCGAGGACATCAGGCTGGATGGCAACCCCATCAACCTGAGCAGAACCCCCTATGCCTACATGTGCCTCCCCCGCCTGCCAGTGGGTAACCTCATCTAAGCTTCCTCTGGAGCCAACACTGAAGCCCTACACTATAAGAGCCTTCCCAGAGAAATGATGAACTCACTGCCACAATaaagcttttgttgttgttgttcccccCTCCAAATCTCATTAGTTTGGGAAATATTTATAGCTAATCATGAAATTGATTGGTTGACAAccgtagaatcacagagtcagccaggttggaaaggacctcagagattatcaggtccaatctattacctaacaccccatgactaaaccatacaaagcatgagaggaaatggtaaAAGCCAACTCTGTTATCTTAGCCTACTCTAAGCTAGAGAGAGAGACACCAAGAAAAATATCCTGCTTTAAAAACCGGGCTGAAGGCATTCAATGATCAATGCAAATGCCACATTTTGCGCTGATGTATTCAGGTCCAATGAGTTCTGAAGTGAAATGATCTTGTGTGTTAAACATAAGAGAAAAGCCAAATGTGTGCACAATTGGCTGTTTATCCCCTTTTATTATTCAGAGCTAAGATATGGATGCTAAGGTTAAATAATTTCATGTATTGAAAATAAGACAAGGAAAATGTGTGCACAATTGGCTGTTTATCCCCTTTTATTATTCAGAGCTAAGGTATGGATGCTAAGGTTAAATAATTTCATGTATTGAACATAAGACAAGGAAAATGTGTGCACAATTGGCTGTTTATCCCCTTTTATTATT is from Dryobates pubescens isolate bDryPub1 chromosome 15, bDryPub1.pri, whole genome shotgun sequence and encodes:
- the EPYC gene encoding epiphycan, which codes for MQPFVNIFLGLFLLGPLGAVPLTDTGIYDSDFYDLLLGELSHPFDYDESKQSDQLETEIGTALPALVQESYSSAPLIEEPEEEASTPKLIDGASAQGSGVLGPQTQDGLPTCLLCTCLGTTVYCDDHELIAVPPLPKRTAYFYSRYNRIRKINRNDFAHLNNLKRIDLTANFISEIHEDAFWRLPQLEELVLRDNRIRQLPELPPTLTFIDVSKNRLGRKGIPNEAFKDLQHLQHLYIADNNLDHIPLPLPESLQALHLQNNNIQEMHEDTFCKMKDLTYVRRALEDIRLDGNPINLSRTPYAYMCLPRLPVGNLI